In Helianthus annuus cultivar XRQ/B chromosome 9, HanXRQr2.0-SUNRISE, whole genome shotgun sequence, the following are encoded in one genomic region:
- the LOC110869943 gene encoding uncharacterized mitochondrial protein AtMg00810-like — MIITGNVVEEITWLKKNMFSKFEMKNLGNLKYFLGIQVLRSKQGIFIYQKKYVLDLLAETGLIDCKPVDTPMVVNHNLHMELIGELADKERYQRLVGKLIYLSHTHPNIAYV; from the coding sequence ATGATTATTACCGGAAACGTTGTAGAGGAAATAACATGGCTGAAAAAGAATATGTTCTCAAAATTTGAAATGAAAAACCTTGGGAATCTCAAGTATTTCCTCGGGATACAAGTCCTCAGGTCTAAACAGGGGATCTTCATCTACCAAAAGAAGTATGTCCTCGATCTCCTTGCAGAAACCGGGCTGATTGATTGTAAACCGGTGGATACCCCAATGGTGGTGAATCACAACCTTCACATGGAACTTATTGGAGAACTTGCAGACAAAGAAAGGTATCAACGGCTCGTGGGCAAGTTAATCTATCTCTCTCACACTCATCCTAATATAGCTTATGTTTAG